In a single window of the Platichthys flesus chromosome 5, fPlaFle2.1, whole genome shotgun sequence genome:
- the LOC133953552 gene encoding nucleosome-remodeling factor subunit BPTF-like isoform X2 yields MRGRRGRPPKQAAVMREGSPGPVRGSRGGRTRGMRGRGRSRGRGRVASGGFCGSAEGDTEISGRENFHSSRGRRKVGASITAAPATSRSRGSRGRGRGSRGVRGVRGGVRRPLNKVVYDDNSDEEDDNISYRSEEDELLNDNPSDPEEEEALGNDSDYLEELPYDDDDASYCTESSFRSLSTLGSTPGPKRSRLMPPSSPILEAKDIPPLELPKSSEDLLVLTSQLLNVSAVYEVLRNFGSVLRLSPFRFEDFGAALASQEQCTLLAETHISLLKAILREEDTSNTTFGPADVKDSVNSTLYFVDGMTWPEVVRAYCESDPEYRHILPPQESEDYPYEPLESKIKVLQFLVDQFLTTNIAREELMSEGVVAYDDHCRVCHRLGDLLCCETCSAVYHLECVKPPLQEVPEDEWQCEVCVAHKVPGVADCIPEAQKSKPFIRQLPVGYDRHQRKYWFLNRRIVVEEDGEQEDKAIWYYSTKVQLADLIDCLDKDYWEADLYAALEEIRDEVHAHMDITEDLTNKARGTNKCFFTAANEEILERLRAKKEEELEEIKRRAAEESLRARMEKAREEFDLEKEDGEVGLKVEGHPEGKVKDSMEEEETNEEATEEKRDGVKSGVAEAPPTGQEGSSGSNFSDGPILPVSSAPTQTITVSSSLATEAPPPLTSSIEARLEGCSHKEVSNTTEAENSSSDPVGGDGIPNLSQPSQTCEENSNSSMGAGVPPRGPEPPDLVDKSSQSSLASFDDTGDGKDSANGEGCKRSSATRMVTRLRNPESKLSQLKNQQVLVVNAQGDVTRVSTRSSKDVVMKGALSQYFKLGQEGKYRVYHNQYSSNTLALNKHQHREDHDKRRHLSHKFCMTPAGEFKWNGSIHGSKVLTISTLRLTIIQLENNVPAPFMHPNWASHRTNWIKAVQMCSKAREFALALAILECAIKPVAMLPVWKDSLGHTRLNRMTSMEREEKEKVKKREKKLEDEETMLQATWVKYTFPIKHQVWKQKGEEYRVTGYGGWSWISKTYVQRFVPKLPGNTNANYRKELEDAKLGKKCTLLDLSRRPSVATPEAQGAAVLISEAKDQGSCSLSKPATDPLLSAEYLESNEKMEEEIKEEMDVKEKKTEEMSVEESPAKMEVDPTESPSNAEKMCSTEEGEASIKAEPTDDAQRPFYYDVVDVSNGFLTRIAYKKVVKSSKLDGLLERRVKQHVIEERQRQQVSASKPKTPALVSQATAPVPSTPVRPRSPLKPHTLAQTQLALSTAVKVEEKSCTPQTPGLGEVRGGKNEGESYTELSKTTNDTVTPLPFPSLDSTAKDSCSTGTGGDLASPQNQTTSLPKESNADFLERTMGPKETNSDTSGQAGVKLPEGETIAQGTHSSLEYQTASVASDVTKTVHIDNTGSAIPNLKCDSVRTSTNVPDQKSGQNTSPFKPVQQNPEISAHSGPGENGMAPAENQEIGQHKTKSISSPDTAPVSPLPQVNGNDGLGSESMLSNSVMGSNNGMLTNSPQNSTVKIEEQGLVVSPKDRTQQKPLVNGDWTPVNNSTETGLKEPGLVSRVEGKTSISDQEYKPPIKITRLENNLDAPGPNTQSTQQHNSTSPVQTETKASSVVKIIRMAPSPIPSAEESSLSDDFAEENSNSGTTEPLKTLITQVTTKSTTTTTTVVSTEMRTANVPSNACGEKVSTTESSAVSTLKTMTKTTVTKICSPGLDGQSDDSQGEMVTQEQRTMLSASVSKSTTDTNGKTSVTSVAVSQEDSASTKNHVRLLKFSRTKKTRSGTALPSYRKFVTKSSRKSIFVLPYDNLKVLARRGGFRELPLFSYNAKPALDIWPYPSPRPTFGITWRYRLQTVKCLAGVSLMLRLLWASLRWDDMAVKPSAAIGTTRTALSPLIATETSDTEITTTEIIKRRDVGPYGIRSEYCIRKIICPLGVPDTPKETHTPQRKGLRSSALRPKKPEPAKQTGPVVIETWVAEEELDLWEIRAFSERVEKEKAQAAEQAKKRLEQKPGTATPTGTPPTSALTPKVIVGSLTGQGTSSTKVVLSTKMGTPVTFQQNKNFQQSFATWVKQGQSTGAEGTMAMSGGHTFQITGTSVGGKVLTTKLPLPANSKIVTVNVPTSQGGVVQQKVLGIIPSSTAGGAQTYTTFQPRTTTLNIRPHTPGSQQQVLATGSQIRPGMTVIRTPLQQTGPMGKTILRSPLVVQQGQGGQQVVTQIIRGQAVSTAISGASPVATVTGQGASPATLGQAAPGTPRAQGQGQVKLTLAQLTQLTQKQQATSGVDRQAGVGGTQQALTVMVQGQGQTTGQLQVIPHGVTVIPGPGQQLMQASLPNGQVQRFLFTPMASAATPTSSTVNTVPGQPNSTCTKTPAQPAQQAAAPIQAGVPSLATTSSPTSATPQGQLPPQTQAHMPIQSPTSLQVKTQGGTVQLQQTPQLISVSGLQQQVLAQLQAQQGGGSLPQHIKLQLPIQIQQAGTTSAQGGQIGNVVTIQAASVQEQLQRIQQLREQQQQKKKQAAEAKREQALNAASQSDIIQKQVVMKQNAVIEHLKQKKTLTPAEREENQRMIVCNQVMKFLLDRIDKDDRQSAKRRKKEEVVEAKKRLANASKLSSLLYRHKESLKMEILKKRALLDKDLQLEAQEELKRDLLRMRREKERAQAAAKQAAQAAAQAAHKQQQHTLAHAHGIAAQHHLATTATSAHKRKRDEERETATSAKSKSKKKLIVTTNTKDNKKEIKLYCVCKTPYDETKFYIGCDLCTNWYHGDCVGITEKEAKKMDDYICVECKRGQESSSEELFCICRTPYDESQFYIGCDRCQNWYHGRCVGILQSEANHIDQYVCPQCQSTEDAMTVFTPLTDKDFEGLRRILRSLQAHKMAWPFLEPVDPNDAIDYYRVIKEPMDLSTMEERLQKREYVKLTEFVADMTKIFDNCRYYNPSDSPFYQCAEVLESFFVQKLKGFKASRSHNNKLQSAAS; encoded by the exons AtgagggggagaagaggaaggccGCCCAAACAAGCAGCCGTGATGCGGGAGGGTTCACCCGGGCCAGTCCGCGGCTCTCGGGGCGGCAGGACCAGAGGGATGCGCGGGCGGGGGAGAAGCAGAGGTCGTGGCCGGGTGGCAAGCGGCGGCTTCTGCGGCTCCGCGGAAGGGGACACGGAAATCTCCGGCCGAGAGAACTTTCATTCGTCCCGGGGCCGCAGGAAAGTTGGAGCCTCCATCACGGCGGCGCCCGCGACATCGCggagcagaggaagcagagggagaggcaggGGGTCCAGAGGCGTCCGCGGCGTCAGAGGCGGAGTGCGGCGGCCTCTCAACAAGGTGGTGTACGACGACAACAGCGACGAGGAGGACGATAATATAAGCTACAGGTCTGAGGAAGACGAACTCCTGAACGACAACCCTTCGGATCCCGAAGAAGAGGAGGCCTTGGGAAACGACTCGGACTATCTGGAGGAGCTGCcgtatgatgatgatgatgccagCTACTGCACCGAGAGCAGCTTTCGGAGCCTCAGCACGCTCGGTAGCACCCCAG GCCCGAAGAGGAGTCGGTTAATGCCACCGAGCTCTCCCATCCTTGAGGCAAAAGACATTCCTCCCCTGGAACTTCCCAAGTCGTCTGAGGACCTCCTGGTCCTCACCTCGCAGCTCCTCAATGTATCTGCTGTCTACGAGGTCCTCCGAAACTTTGGCTCAGTGCTCCGTCTCTCTCCGTTCCGCTTTGAGGATTTCGGTGCAGCGCTGGCCAGCCAGGAGCAGTGCACGCTGCTGGCTGAGACCCACATCTCCCTGCTCAAAGCTATTCTCAGAGAAGAGGACACTTCCAACACCACATTTGGTCCTGCTGACGTGAAGGACTCTGTTAACTCCACTTTGTATTTTGTGGATGGTATGACCTGGCCAGAGGTTGTGCGGGCGTACTGTGAGAGTGACCCGGAGTACCGGCATATTCTGCCTCCCCAAGAGAGCGAGGATTACCCATATGAACCATTAGAGAGCAAAATTAAAGTTCTACAGTTTTTGGTGGACCAGTTCCTTACGACCAATATTGCCCGGGAGGAACTCATGTCAGAAGGAGTGGTTGCCTATGATGACCACTGCAGAGTGTGCCATCGTCTCGGTGACCTGCTGTGCTGCGAGACATGTTCGGCCGTTTACCATCTGGAGTGTGTGAAACCACCGCTGCAGGAAGTACCAGAGGACGAGTGGCAGTGCGAAGTGTGTGTAGCACACAAGGTTCCTGGTGTTGCGGACTGCATCCCAGAGGCTCAGAAGAGCAAGCCATTTATCCGTCAACTGCCAGTCGGCTATGACCGACACCAGCGCAAATACTGGTTCCTGAATCGACGCATTGTTGT TGAAGAGGATGGAGAGCAGGAAGACAAAGCCATCTGGTACTACAGCACCAAG GTCCAGCTGGCTGATCTGATAGATTGCTTGGATAAGGACTACTGGGAGGCCGACTTGTACGCAGCCCTTGAGGAGATAAGGGACGAGGTGCACGCACATATGGACATCACTGAAGACCTAACCAACAAGGCCCGTGGCACCAACAAGTGTTTCTTCACTGCCGCCAACG AGGAGATCCTGGAGCGGCTGCGGGctaagaaggaggaggagctggaggagataaAAAGACGAGCTGCCGAGGAATCCCTTAGAGCACGGATGGAGAAGGCGAGGGAGGAGTTTGATTTGGAGAAGGAAGACGGAGAGGTCGGGCTGAAAGTTGAGGGACATCCGGAAGGCAAGGTCAAAGATtcgatggaggaggaggagacaaacgAAGAGGCCACAGAAGAGAAAAGGGATGGTGTCAAATCTGGAG TTGCTGAAGCTCCACCCACTGGCCAAGAAGGCAGTAGTGGCAGTAACTTCTCAGATGGACCAATACTTCCAGTATCCTCAGCTCCGACACAAACCATCACTGTGAGCTCAAGCCTGGCTACTGAGGCTCCACCGCCCCTGACCTCCAGCATAGAGGCTCGTCTAGAGGGCTGTTCCCATAAGGAGGTCTCTAACACCACTGAAG CAGAAAACTCGTCATCAGATCCTGTCGGTGGAGATGGAATCCCAAACCTGAGCCAGCCCTCTCAGACCTGTGAAGAGAACAGTAACAGCAGCATGGGAGCCGGGGTCCCTCCCAGGGGCCCAGAACCCCCAGACTTGGTTGACAAGTCCTCCCAGTCATCCCTGGCAAGCTTTGATGACACAG GAGACGGTAAAGACTCGGCCAATGGTGAGGGCTGCAAGAGGTCTTCGGCGACTCGCATGGTGACCCGGCTGAGGAACCCAGAAAGCAAGCTGAGTCAACTCAAGAACCAAcag GTGTTAGTGGTAAATGCACAAGGTGACGTCACACGTGTCAGCACGCGCAGCAGCAAAGACGTGGTGATGAAGGGGGCCCTCTCTCAATACTTCAAGCTTGGCCAGGAGGGCAAGTACCGCGTCTATCATAACCAGTACAGCTCCAATACCCTGGCCCTCAACAAGCACCAGCACAGAGAG GACCACGACAAGAGGCGACATCTCTCGCACAAGTTCTGCATGACACCTGCAGGAGAATTTAAGTGGAACGGGTCTATCCATGGCTCTAAGGTTCTCACCATCTCCACACTGAGACTCACCATCATCCAGCTGGAGAACAATGTTCCAGCGCCATTTATGCACCCTAACTGGGCCTCACACAG gaCAAATTGGATCAAAGCAGTTCAGATGTGCAGTAAAGCGAGGGAGTTTGCGCTGGCCCTGGCTATCCTGGAATGTGCCATTAAACCTGTGGCCATGCTGCCTGTCTGGAAAGACTCACTGGGCCATACAAG GTTAAATCGCATGACATCCATGGAGCgcgaggagaaggagaaagtaaaaaaacgtGAGAAAaagctggaggatgaagagacgATGCTACAGGCCACTTGGGTCAAATACACCTTCCCAATCAAACATCAG GTGTGGAAGCAGAAAGGAGAGGAGTATCGTGTTACAGGCTACGGGGGCTGGAGTTGGATCAGTAAGACCTATGTGCAGCGGTTTGTCCCCAAGCTTCCCGGCAACACCAATGCCAACTACCGCAAAGAACTGGAAG ATGCGAAACTTGGCAAGAAGTGTACCCTCCTGGACCTGAGTCGACGACCCAGCGTTGCAACACCAGAAGCTCAGGGAGCTGCTGTTTTAATCAGTGAAGCAAAAGATCAAGGCTCATGCAGCCTCTCCAAACCTGCAACAGATCCTCTGCTGTCTGCTGAATATCTCGAGTCTAATGAGAAGatggaagaagaaataaaagaagagatggatgtaaaagaaaaaaagacggAGGAGATGTCGGTTGAGGAATCACCTGCAAAGATGGAGGTGGACCCCACAGAATCACCATCGAATGCAGAGAAAA TGTGCAGCACTGAGGAGGGTGAGGCTTCCATTAAGGCGGAGCCAACAGATGACGCTCAACGGCCCTTTTACTACGATGTGGTGGATGTCAGCAACGGTTTCCTCACCCGCATTGCCTACAAGAAGGTGGTCAAGTCCTCCAAGCTGGACGGCCTGCTGGAGCGGCGGGTGAAGCAGCACGTTATTgaagagaggcagaggcagcaaGTGTCTGCCTCCAAACCCAAGACCCCTGCACTAGTTTCACAAGCTACAGCTCCTGTTCCGAGCACTCCCGTCCGGCCGCGGTCGCCACTCAAGCCCCATACTCTCGCTCAGACACAGCTCGCATTGAGCACCGCTGTGAAAGTGGAGGAGAAATCTTGCACACCACAAACTCCAGGGCTAGGAGAAGTTagaggaggaaaaaatgaaGGGGAGAGTTACACTGAACTCTCAAAAACTACAAATGATACTGTCACTCCCCTTCCTTTCCCCAGTCTGGACTCCACAGCCAAAGACAGTTGCAGTACAGGTACGGGTGGAGATTTGGCTTCACCTCAAAATCAGACCACCTCTTTGCCCAAGGAATCGAATGCAGACTTCCTGGAAAGGACCATGGGGCCAAAAGAAACCAATTCAGACACTTCAGGGCAAGCGGGTGTAAAACTCCCCGAAGGGGAAACTATAGCACAGGGAACCCATAGCTCTTTAGAGTATCAAACAGCCAGTGTAGCATCAGATGTTACCAAGACTGTGCATATTGACAATACAGGTTCTGCGATTCCCAATTTAAAATGTGACTCTGTAAGGACATCTACAAATGTACCTGACCAGAAAAGTGGCCAGAACACATCCCCTTTTAAACCTGTCCAGCAAAACCCAGAAATCTCTGCACATTCAGGCCCTGGGGAAAATGGCATGGCGCCAGCGGAGAACCAAGAAATTGgacaacacaaaaccaaaagtATTAGCTCTCCCGACACCGCTCCAgtttctcctctccctcaggtAAATGGTAACGACGGCTTGGGGAGTGAAAGTATGTTGAGTAACTCTGTCATGGGCTCAAATAATGGCATGCTCACCAACAGTCCCCAGAACAGCACTGTTAAAATTGAAGAACAAGGACTAGTTGTCTCCCCGAAGGACCGCACTCAGCAAAAGCCTCTGGTGAATGGAGATTGGACCCCTGTGAACAACAGCACAGAGACTGGGCTGAAAGAACCAGGTCTAGTTTCGAGGGTTGAGGGCAAGACATCGATATCGGACCAGGAATACAAACCTCCAATAAAGATAACAAGGCTGGAAAACAACTTAGATGCACCAGGACCTAATACTCAGAGCACTCAACAGCACAACAGCACGTCCCCAGTTCAGACTGAGACCAAAGCCAGTTCTGTTGTCAAGATCATCAGAATGGCACCGTCCCCTATACCCTCTGCAGAGGAGTCGAGTCTCAGTGATGACTTCGCTGAGGAGAACAGTAACAGTGGGACGACAGAGCCACTCAAAACCCTCATCACCCAGGTAACCACAaagtccaccaccaccaccacaacagtAGTTTCCACAGAGATGAGGACAGCCAACGTGCCATCCAACGCATGTGGAGAAAAGGTGTCAACAACAGAAAGCAGCGCAGTGTCCACGCTTAAAACCATGACCAAAACAACTGTGACCAAAATCTGTTCCCCCGGGCTTGACGGTCAGTCGGACGACAGCCAGGGTGAAATGGTGACACAAGAACAGAGAACCATGCTCTCGGCGTCTGTCAGTAAGTCAACTACCGACACCAATGGGAAAACCTCTGTTACATCTGTTGCCGTGAGCCAAGAGGACTCCGCATCAACAAAGAATCACGTCCGCCTCCTGAAATTCTCCCGCACCAAGAAGACACGCTCGGGCACAGCTCTTCCTTCATACCGCAAGTTTGTCACCAAGAGCAGCCGCAAGAGCATTTTTGTACTGCCCTATGACAACTTGAAGGTGCTAGCGAGGCGAGGTGGATTCCGGGAGCTTCCTCTGTTTAGCTACAACGCCAAGCCAGCCCTGGACATCTGGCCGTATCCCTCACCCAGGCCCACATTTGGCATCACCTGGAG ATATCGTCTGCAGACTGTGAAGTGTTTGGCCGGTGTGAGTCTGATGCTGAGGCTCCTGTGGGCCTCTCTGAGGTGGGACGACATGGCTGTCAAACCGTCCGCTGCCATCGGCACCACTCGCACAG CCCTATCCCCACTCATTGCTACAGAGACATCGGATACTGAAATCACCACGACAGAGATCATCAAGCGCCGTGACGTGGGGCCCTACGGCATTCGCTCAGAGTACTGCATCCGCAAAATCATCTGTCCACTTGGAGTGCCGGATACTCCGAAAG AAACACACACCCCTCAGAGAAAGGGCTTGCGCTCCAGTGCCTTGCGCCCCAAGAAGCCTGAGCCTGCCAAGCAGACGGGCCCAGTCGTGATCGAGACGTGGgtggctgaggaggagctggacctGTGGGAGATCCGAGCCTTCTCAGAAAG ggtggagaaggagaaagctCAGGCAGCAGAGCAGGCCAAG AAACGTCTCGAACAGAAACCAGGCACAGCGACACCGACAGGGACCCCCCCAACATCTGCCTTGACACCCAAAGTCATTGTCGGGTCATTGACAGGCCAGGGCACGTCCAGCACCAAGGTAGTGCTGTCCACCAAGATGGGCACCCCCGTCACATTCCAGCAAAACAAGAACTTCCAGCAGTCGTTCGCCACCTGGGTCAAGCAGGGTCAAAGCACAG GCGCGGAGGGCACTATGGCCATGTCGGGTGGGCACACTTTCCAGATTACGGGAACGTCCGTGGGTGGAAAGGTGTTGACCACCAAGCTGCCGCTGCCGGCTAACAGCAAGATCGTCACAGTCAATGTGCCAACTTCACAAGGAG GTGTGGTTCAGCAGAAAGTGTTGGGTATCATCCCGTCCAGCACAGCGGGTGGCGCCCAGACCTACACCACATTCCAGCCGCGCACAACCACACTCAACATCAGGCCCCATACCCCTGGCTCCCAGCAACAG GTTCTGGCAACTGGCAGTCAGATCCGTCCAGGAATGACGGTGATCCGAACCCCGCTCCAGCAGACGGGCCCCATGGGAAAGACGATACTACGATCACCTCTCGTGGTCCAGCAAG GTCAGGGCGGTCAGCAGGTAGTGACGCAGATCATCCGAGGTCAGGCAGTTTCCACGGCAATATCCGGTGCCAGCCCTGTTGCCACTGTCACTGGGCAGGGGGCCAGCCCCGCCACATTAGGACAGGCAGCACCCGGCACCCCACGGGCACAAGGGCAAGGCCAGGTTAAATTGACCCTGGCACAGCTCACCCAGCTCACACAG AAGCAGCAGGCCACGTCAGGTGTGGATCGGCAGGCTGGTGTCGGTGGTACCCAGCAGGCTCTGACAGTGATGGTTCAGGGTCAGGGCCAGACCACGGGCCAGCTGCAGGTCATACCTCACGGGGTCACCGTCATCCCAGGACCTGGGCAGCAGCTCATGCAGGCGTCACTGCCCAACGGCCAGGTGCAGCGCTTCCTCTTCACCCCAATGGCCTCAGCTGCCACACCCACATCAAGCACAG tCAACACAGTTCCAGGTCAACCAAATTCCACCTGCACCAAAACCCCGGCCCAACCCGCCCAACAGGCAGCAGCCCCCATCCAGGCGGGGGTGCCTTCACTTGCCACCACCAGCAGCCCTACTTCGGCGACCCCACAGGGCCAGCTGCCGCCTCAGACGCAGGCCCACATGCCCATCCAATCACCCACTTCGCTGCAGGTTAAAACACAGGGAGGaacagtgcagctgcagcagacgccTCAGCTCATCAGCGTGTCTGGACTGCAGCAGCAG GTGCTGGCCCAGCTGCAGGCCCAGCAGGGTGGAGGCTCTCTGCCACAGCacatcaaactgcagctccCCATCCAGATACAACAGGCCGGGACCACCTCAGCTCAGGGAGGACAG ATAGGGAACGTGGTCACCATCCAGGCAGCTTCTGTCCAGGAGCAACTGCAGCGAATCCAACAGCTCcgagaacagcagcagcagaagaagaaacaagccGCAGAGGCCAAGAGAGAGCAGGCCCTCAACGCAGCCAGCCAGAGCGACATCATTCAGAAAcag GTGGTGATGAAACAAAACGCTGTGATCGAGCACCTGAAGCAGAAGAAGACCCTGACGCCTGCAGAGCGGGAGGAGAACCAGAG GATGATCGTATGCAACCAGGTGATGAAGTTCCTCCTGGACCGGATAGACAAGGATGACAGGCAGTCAgccaagaggaggaaaaaggaagaGGTGGTTGAGGCGAAAAAGAGGTTGGCCAACGCCAGCAAGCTCTCCTCGCTCCTTTACCGGCACAAAGAGAGCCTTAAGATGGAAATCCTGAAGAAGCGAGCGCTTCTGGACAAGGATCTGCAGCTAGAGGCCCAG GAGGAGCTAAAACGCGACCTGCTTCGGATgcggagggagaaggagagggctCAGGCTGCAGCCAAGCAGGCAGCCCAGGCCGCAGCCCAGGCCGCccacaagcagcagcaacacactctGGCACACGCACACGGCATCGCCGCTCAGCACCACCTCGCCACAACCGCCACCTCGGCACACAAGAGGAAACGGGACGAGGAGAGGGAAACAGCGACGTCAGCCAAATCCAAGTCGAAGAAGAAATTGATCGTGACGACTAATACGAAGGATAACAAGAAGGAGATCAAGCTGTACTGCGTCTGCAAGACGCCATATGACGAGACCAA GTTTTACATAGGCTGCGACCTCTGTACCAACTGGTATCACGGTGACTGTGTGGGCATCACAGAGAAGGAGGCCAAGAAAATGGACGACTACATCTGTGTGGAGTGTAAACGGGGCCAggagagcagctcagaggagtTGTTCTGCATTTGTCGGACGCCATACGACGAGTCCCA GTTCTACATTGGCTGCGATCGCTGTCAAAACTGGTACCACGGTCGCTGTGTGGGCATCCTGCAGAGCGAGGCCAACCACATCGACCAGTACGTGTGCCCGCAGTGTCAGTCGACAGAGGACGCCATGACGGTCTTCACCCCGCTCACGGACAAGGACTTCGAAGGTCTGCGGAGGATTCTGCGCTCCTTACAG gcaCATAAAATGGCGTGGCCGTTCCTGGAGCCAGTGGACCCGAATGACGCCATCGACTACTACAGGGTCATCAAGGAACCAATGG